Proteins co-encoded in one Gossypium arboreum isolate Shixiya-1 chromosome 11, ASM2569848v2, whole genome shotgun sequence genomic window:
- the LOC108470846 gene encoding F-box/kelch-repeat protein At5g15710-like has translation MTMDAAAESSESRLSSSQLNKNKPFHNDESCPKEVLPVRGCGSRNTSPSGRIGSRNTSPSRQKVVKTKPRGLDEETVATFGKAVHPDVQMEDNIWAMLPEDLFNEILARVPPFMIFRLRSVCKRWNSILQDNSFLKFHSEVPSHGPCLLTFWKNSQTPQCSVFSLPLKTWYRIPFIFLPQWAFWLVGSSGGLVCFSGLDGLIFRALVCNPLTQTWRTLPSMNYNQQRQLIMVVDRTDKSFKVIATSDIYGDKSLPTEVYDSKIDKWTVHQIMPAVNLCSSKMAYCDSRLYLETLSPLGLMMYRLDSGYWEHIPAKFPRSLLDGYLVAGTQKRLFLVGRIGLYSTLQSMRIWELDHAKIMWVEISRMPPKYFRALLRLSAERFECFGQDNLICFTSWNQGKGLIYDVEKKVWSWIAGCALQSYNSQVCFYEPRFDASVR, from the coding sequence ATGACTATGGATGCTGCTGCGGAATCATCTGAATCTAGATTATCCAGTTCCCAGTTGAACAAAAACAAGCCTTTTCACAACGATGAGAGTTGTCCTAAAGAAGTATTACCTGTTAGGGGTTGTGGGTCGAGGAATACAAGCCCATCAGGTCGGATAGGATCGAGGAACACTAGTCCGTCTAGGCAGAAGGTGGTAAAGACTAAACCACGGGGTTTAGATGAGGAGACGGTTGCTACATTTGGTAAGGCAGTTCATCCTGATGTTCAAATGGAAGATAACATATGGGCAATGTTGCCTGAGGACTTATTTAATGAAATTTTGGCAAGGGTTCCCCCATTTATGATATTCCGGCTTCGTTCTGTTTGTAAAAGATGGAATTCAATACTTCAAGATAATAGTTTTCTCAAGTTTCACTCAGAAGTGCCATCTCATGGGCCATGTCTACTTACATTTTGGAAGAACTCACAGACTCCGCAATGCTCAGTTTTTAGTTTGCCATTAAAAACATGGTATAGAATTCCATTCATTTTTTTGCCTCAGTGGGCCTTCTGGTTGGTTGGCTCTTCAGGTGGTCTAGTTTGCTTTTCTGGACTTGATGGTCTAATTTTCAGAGCTCTAGTATGTAATCCTCTTACACAAACTTGGAGAACACTGCCAAGCATGAATTATAACCAGCAAAGACAGTTGATTATGGTCGTGGATCGAACAGACAAATCATTTAAAGTTATAGCCACTAGTGATATTTATGGTGACAAGTCACTGCCTACTGAAGTATATGACTCAAAGATTGATAAGTGGACGGTCCACCAGATAATGCCTGCAGTAAATCTGTGCTCCTCAAAGATGGCATATTGTGACTCCAGGTTATATTTGGAAACCCTTTCACCCCTTGGCTTGATGATGTATCGTCTTGACTCTGGATATTGGGAGCATATTCCAGCAAAGTTCCCTAGATCTTTGCTAGATGGTTATTTGGTTGCTGGGACACAGAAGCGCCTGTTTCTGGTTGGAAGAATTGGTCTTTATAGTACCCTACAAAGTATGAGAATTTGGGAATTGGATCATGCTAAGATTATGTGGGTGGAGATAAGTAGAATGCCACCTAAATATTTTCGAGCTTTGTTGAGACTATCAGCAGAGAGATTTGAGTGCTTCGGACAGGATAATCTTATCTGCTTCACATCTTGGAACCAAGGGAAGGGCCTAATTTATGATGTGGAAAAGAAGGTTTGGTCTTGGATTGCCGGCTGTGCTCTTCAGTCATACAACAGTCAGGTTTGCTTCTATGAGCCAAGATTTGATGCCTCTGTCCGCTGA
- the LOC108470390 gene encoding disease resistance protein RPV1-like isoform X2, with translation MDENLLKTGQNLSSSLLRAIEESSISVIIFSKKYASSSWCLQELFKIMELKRLSKLEVVPIFYHVNPSDVRKCTGSFEEAFANHQQNWAHKLQGWKDSFSEAGYIKGWHIVGDKSDRSEPEYMMKIVEDIMKKLDLMSPNDIKGLVGIDHHKQQIKELLCINVKDIPMIGIGIWGMGGIGKTTLAQAVFDEVWCEFDSCCFLANVTEESERRDGITSLRDKLLSVILEEEILGTGTPRIGSKFLNDRLHRKRVLVVLDDVSDLDQLEILIGGLCHLGFGSRVIITSRDQQVLKNGSVDKIYKVEGLNYLNSLHLFSLYAFKKSYPLDDFVDLSNRFLEYAKGVPIALKVLGSTLYKKTEEQWESALDKLKEHPNPKIHNLLKMSFDGLDDLERSIFLDIACFFKGEKAEFVAKILNSCYKGAHFGISNLFDKCLINITELDSTLWMHDLLQEMGWNIVRQESKDPGERSRLWIPKDVARVLKHDAGTKFIEGIFLDMHGIDGIQLHQDVFHKMHNLRYIKFYYSQLSGKEGNSLLSQQDLKSLPGELSYFHWEYCPLKSLPPNFTPEKLVELRLPDSSFEQLWNKEQNVANLRVIDLRNCKNLTRIPDLSRALNIEELEVSGCINLTDLPHMIHLKFLEKLCLKDCPVTKFPEVPQTLKTLNLSGTRIEEVPSSIQCLNRLASLHVSCTRIHNLPDSVVKMDSLKIICLSHCPNIIHFPNVSENIEDLNLAYTQIEEVPLSIGCLSKLSLLDMSGTRIGNLPSTIGNLDSLKAIHLCHCLNITQFPNVSKTIEILLLDKTPIEEIPLSIALLRGLSKLSMSDCTRIKSLPSSIFQLKFLRQLCLQGCSNLEIFPEILGTMQCLSQLAFFKRLSIEASPIMNEHITRVHHRRNLNVLSVILSSSFLKFHTLSTLDLSGSNIVKIPMSIRQLPNLISLYLKCCKSLIFLPELPPSLRNLNAHDCTSLELVLSGRQFWENSSLVHMLFSNCFNLDQDVVDNIVANAQLRSQCIVEEWVKERLLGFYEMLTDNIFDRVVACSEISERFEYQCRDSSITIKLCPDWKTDRFLCFVPSVVVNFKNNPKDIDVKIVCEIQLKTICHDCHNFISRWTLPLYYDEPIFFESNNMIIWFDKNLFRKDKHYEEALFEFYITAGEDGKCADHVKVEKCGVHVFYVDAKYSINGNVKSKKNSSSGEEEGKQALKHMESSYGISAYLPCTQDDENGCSPNMIQFKSNSPIDPNQVSLKSSFNSLDFGGSTDREDISFNNGHDKPTIRRCRSFNFNDEDEPEQKRLKHFHFF, from the exons ATGGATGAAAACCTACTGAAAACAGGGCAGAATCTGTCCTCATCACTGTTGAGAGCTATCGAAGAATCAAGTATCTCGGTAATCATTTTCTCTAAAAAATATGCTTCTTCTTCATGGTGCTTACAAGAGCTTTTCAAGATCATGGAGTTGAAGCGGCTCAGCAAACTAGAAGTAGTGCCTATCTTCTATCATGTTAACCCCTCCGATGTGCGAAAATGTACGGGGAGTTTTGAAGAAGCTTTTGCTAACCATCAGCAAAATTGGGCACACAAATTGCAAGGGTGGAAAGATTCTTTTTCTGAAGCTGGGTATATAAAAGGATGGCACATAGTGGGAGATAAGTCTGACAG ATCAGAACCTGAATACATGATGAAAATTGTTGAAGATATTATGAAGAAGTTGGATCTTATGTCTCCTAATGATATTAAAGGATTGGTTGGAATAGATCACCACAAACAGCAGATTAAAGAATTGTTATGCATTAATGTGAAAGACATCCCAATGATAGGAATAGGAATTTGGGGTATGGGTGGTATAGGCAAGACAACTCTTGCTCAAGCTGTTTTTGATGAAGTCTGGTGTGAATTTGATAGTTGCTGCTTCCTAGCAAATGTTACAGAGGAGTCAGAAAGACGTGATGGAATTACTTCACTTCGAGATAAGCTTCTTTCTGTGATATTAGAAGAAGAAATCCTTGGTACAGGAACTCCCAGAATAGGATCCAAATTCCTCAATGATAGACTCCATCGAAAAAGGGTACTTGTTGTCCTTGATGATGTTAGTGATTTGGACCAGTTAGAAATATTAATAGGTGGTCTATGCCACTTGGGTTTTGGAAGTAGAGTTATAATAACGTCTAGAGATCAACAAGTACTTAAGAATGGATCAGTTGATAAAATATACAAGGTTGAGGGGTTGAACTACCTGAACTCACTTCATCTTTTTTCTCTATATGCCTTCAAGAAAAGCTATCCTCTTGATGATTTTGTGGATCTATCAAATCGATTTTTAGAATATGCTAAAGGGGTTCCAATAGCTCTTAAAGTTTTGGGTTCTACACTTTATAAGAAGACTGAAGAACAATGGGAAAGTGCATTGGATAAGTTAAAGGAACATCCCAACCCAAAAATTCATAATCTGCTGAAGATGAGTTTTGATGGATTGGATGACCTAGAGAGGAGCATATTTCTTGATATTGCATGCTTCTTTAAAGGGGAAAAGGCAGAGTTTGttgcaaaaatattaaatagtTGTTATAAAGGCGCTCATTTTGGAATAAGCAACCTGTTTGATAAGTGTCTCATTAACATTACAGAACTGGATAGTACTCTTTGGATGCATGATTTGCTACAAGAAATGGGTTGGAACATTGTCCGCCAAGAATCCAAGGATCCTGGTGAACGCAGTAGGCTATGGATCCCCAAAGATGTGGCTCGAGTCTTAAAACATGATGCG GGGACTAAATTTATTGAAGGGATATTCCTGGACATGCATGGGATTGATGGAATACAATTACATCAAGATGTTTTCCACAAAATGCATAATCTTCGGtatatcaaattttattattctCAGCTTTCTGGAAAGGAGGGTAACTCACTGCTTTCACAGCAGGATCTTAAGTCTCTTCCAGGTGAGCTTAGTTATTTTCATTGGGAGTATTGCCCATTGAAATCTTTGCCACCAAATTTTACTCCAGAAAAGCTTGTGGAATTAAGATTACCGGACAGTAGCTTCGAACAACTATGGAATAAAGAGCAG AATGTTGCGAATTTAAGAGTGATTGATCTCAGGAATTGCAAGAATTTAACTAGGATCCCAGATCTGTCAAGAGCCTTGAACATTGAAGAGTTGGAGGTCAGTGGGTGCATCAACTTGACTGATCTTCCGCATATGATTCATTTGAAATTTCTTGAAAAGCTGTGTCTTAAAGACTGTCCAGTTACAAAGTTTCCCGAAGTTCCACAAACCTTAAAAACATTAAACTTGAGTGGGACTCGAATAGAAGAAGTGCCTTCATCAATCCAGTGTCTCAATCGACTTGCTTCTTTACATGTGAGCTGTACACGGATTCACAATCTTCCTGACAGTGTTGTTAAGATGGATTCCCTTAAAATAATCTGCCTGTCTCACTGTCCAAACATCATTCATTTTCCAAATGTTTCAGAGAACATAGAAGACTTAAATTTGGCATATACTCAGATTGAAGAAGTGCCCTTGTCAATTGGGTGTCTCAGTAAACTTTCTCTTTTAGATATGAGTGGCACAAGGATTGGAAATCTTCCAAGCACTATTGGCAATTTGGATTCACTAAAAGCAATCCATCTTTGTCATTGCCTGAACATCACCCAGTTTCCAAATGTATCCAAGACTATAGAAATCTTATTACTGGACAAAACTCCAATAGAAGAAATTCCCCTGTCGATTGCTTTGCTTAGAGGCCTTTCGAAGTTAAGTATGAGTGACTGTACTAGGATTAAAAGCCTCCCAAGCAGTATTTTCCAGTTGAAATTTCTTCGACAACTTTGTCTCCAAGGTTGTTCAAATTTAGAGATTTTCCCAGAAATCCTGGGGACCATGCAATGTCTATCTCAGCTCGCTTTTTTCAAGAGATTAAGTATAGAAGCTTCACCCATCATGAATGAGCACATAACTCGTGTGCATCACAGAAGAAACTTGAATGTTCTCAGTGTCATCCTTAGCAGTAGCTTTCTCAAATTTCACACGTTGTCAACTCTAGATCTGAGTGGTTCAAATATAGTGAAAATTCCAATGAGCATCCGACAACTTCCTAATCTAATTTCTCTTTACTTGAAGTGTTGCAAGAGCCTTATATTTTTGCCAGAGCTTCCCCCAAGTCTACGAAACCTAAATGCACATGACTGCACATCATTAGAGCTTGTGTTGAGTGGAAGACAGTTTTGGGAGAATTCTAGCCTAGTCCACATGCTATTCAGTAATTGCTTCAATTTGGATCAAGATGTAGTTGACAATATTGTGGCTAACGCACAGCTTAGATCTCAATGCATAGTAGAGGAATGGGTGAAAGAAAGGTTATTGGGATTTTATGAAATGCTAACTGATAATATTTTTGATAGAGTTGTTGCCTGTAGTGAAATTTCAGAAAGGTTCGAGTATCAGTGCAGGGATTCTTCAATAACAATCAAGCTATGTCCTGATTGGAAGACTGATAGATTCTTGTGTTTTGTTCCATCTGTTGTGGTTAATTTCAAGAACAATCCTAAAGACATTGATGTTAAAATTGTCTGTGAAATTCAGTTAAAAACCATATGTCATGATTGTCATAATTTCATAAGTAGGTGGACTTTGCCTTTGTATTATGATGAGCCCATATTCTTTGAGTCCAATAACATGATCATTTGGTTTGATAAGAATCTGTTTCGAAAAGATAAGCATTATGAGGAGGCCTTATTTGAATTCTACATCACAGCTGGAGAGGATGGAAAGTGTGCAGATCATGTGAAGGTGGAGAAATGTGGTGTACATGTATTCTATGTTGATGCAAAGTATTCTATTAACGGCAATGTCAAATCCAAAAAAAATTCCAGCTCTGGTGAAGAGGAAGGGAAGCAAGCCCTTAAGCATATGGAATCAAGTTATGGAATTTCTGCTTATCTGCCATGCACTCAGGATGATGAGAACGGTTGCAGTCCTAACATGATACAGTTCAAGTCAAACTCTCCAATTGATCCGAATCAGGTCTCATTGAAAAGCAGTTTTAACAGTCTAGATTTTGGTGGATCAACAGACCGAGAAGATATCAGTTTTAACAATGGCCATGATAAGCCTACTATCAGGAGATGTAGAAGTTTCAACTTTAATGATGAGGATGAACCAGAGCAAAAAAGATTGAAACATTTTCATTTCTTCTGA
- the LOC108470390 gene encoding disease resistance protein RPV1-like isoform X1, with protein sequence MASSSRHRKHDVFLSFSGDDTRNNFTSYLYRALKRKGIGAYMDENLLKTGQNLSSSLLRAIEESSISVIIFSKKYASSSWCLQELFKIMELKRLSKLEVVPIFYHVNPSDVRKCTGSFEEAFANHQQNWAHKLQGWKDSFSEAGYIKGWHIVGDKSDRSEPEYMMKIVEDIMKKLDLMSPNDIKGLVGIDHHKQQIKELLCINVKDIPMIGIGIWGMGGIGKTTLAQAVFDEVWCEFDSCCFLANVTEESERRDGITSLRDKLLSVILEEEILGTGTPRIGSKFLNDRLHRKRVLVVLDDVSDLDQLEILIGGLCHLGFGSRVIITSRDQQVLKNGSVDKIYKVEGLNYLNSLHLFSLYAFKKSYPLDDFVDLSNRFLEYAKGVPIALKVLGSTLYKKTEEQWESALDKLKEHPNPKIHNLLKMSFDGLDDLERSIFLDIACFFKGEKAEFVAKILNSCYKGAHFGISNLFDKCLINITELDSTLWMHDLLQEMGWNIVRQESKDPGERSRLWIPKDVARVLKHDAGTKFIEGIFLDMHGIDGIQLHQDVFHKMHNLRYIKFYYSQLSGKEGNSLLSQQDLKSLPGELSYFHWEYCPLKSLPPNFTPEKLVELRLPDSSFEQLWNKEQNVANLRVIDLRNCKNLTRIPDLSRALNIEELEVSGCINLTDLPHMIHLKFLEKLCLKDCPVTKFPEVPQTLKTLNLSGTRIEEVPSSIQCLNRLASLHVSCTRIHNLPDSVVKMDSLKIICLSHCPNIIHFPNVSENIEDLNLAYTQIEEVPLSIGCLSKLSLLDMSGTRIGNLPSTIGNLDSLKAIHLCHCLNITQFPNVSKTIEILLLDKTPIEEIPLSIALLRGLSKLSMSDCTRIKSLPSSIFQLKFLRQLCLQGCSNLEIFPEILGTMQCLSQLAFFKRLSIEASPIMNEHITRVHHRRNLNVLSVILSSSFLKFHTLSTLDLSGSNIVKIPMSIRQLPNLISLYLKCCKSLIFLPELPPSLRNLNAHDCTSLELVLSGRQFWENSSLVHMLFSNCFNLDQDVVDNIVANAQLRSQCIVEEWVKERLLGFYEMLTDNIFDRVVACSEISERFEYQCRDSSITIKLCPDWKTDRFLCFVPSVVVNFKNNPKDIDVKIVCEIQLKTICHDCHNFISRWTLPLYYDEPIFFESNNMIIWFDKNLFRKDKHYEEALFEFYITAGEDGKCADHVKVEKCGVHVFYVDAKYSINGNVKSKKNSSSGEEEGKQALKHMESSYGISAYLPCTQDDENGCSPNMIQFKSNSPIDPNQVSLKSSFNSLDFGGSTDREDISFNNGHDKPTIRRCRSFNFNDEDEPEQKRLKHFHFF encoded by the exons ATGGCTTCCTCCTCTCGTCACAGAAAACATGACGTTTTTCTCAGCTTCAGCGGCGATGATACTCGCAACAACTTCACCAGCTATTTATATCGAGCCTTGAAGCGTAAAGGGATCGGAGCTTACATGGATGAAAACCTACTGAAAACAGGGCAGAATCTGTCCTCATCACTGTTGAGAGCTATCGAAGAATCAAGTATCTCGGTAATCATTTTCTCTAAAAAATATGCTTCTTCTTCATGGTGCTTACAAGAGCTTTTCAAGATCATGGAGTTGAAGCGGCTCAGCAAACTAGAAGTAGTGCCTATCTTCTATCATGTTAACCCCTCCGATGTGCGAAAATGTACGGGGAGTTTTGAAGAAGCTTTTGCTAACCATCAGCAAAATTGGGCACACAAATTGCAAGGGTGGAAAGATTCTTTTTCTGAAGCTGGGTATATAAAAGGATGGCACATAGTGGGAGATAAGTCTGACAG ATCAGAACCTGAATACATGATGAAAATTGTTGAAGATATTATGAAGAAGTTGGATCTTATGTCTCCTAATGATATTAAAGGATTGGTTGGAATAGATCACCACAAACAGCAGATTAAAGAATTGTTATGCATTAATGTGAAAGACATCCCAATGATAGGAATAGGAATTTGGGGTATGGGTGGTATAGGCAAGACAACTCTTGCTCAAGCTGTTTTTGATGAAGTCTGGTGTGAATTTGATAGTTGCTGCTTCCTAGCAAATGTTACAGAGGAGTCAGAAAGACGTGATGGAATTACTTCACTTCGAGATAAGCTTCTTTCTGTGATATTAGAAGAAGAAATCCTTGGTACAGGAACTCCCAGAATAGGATCCAAATTCCTCAATGATAGACTCCATCGAAAAAGGGTACTTGTTGTCCTTGATGATGTTAGTGATTTGGACCAGTTAGAAATATTAATAGGTGGTCTATGCCACTTGGGTTTTGGAAGTAGAGTTATAATAACGTCTAGAGATCAACAAGTACTTAAGAATGGATCAGTTGATAAAATATACAAGGTTGAGGGGTTGAACTACCTGAACTCACTTCATCTTTTTTCTCTATATGCCTTCAAGAAAAGCTATCCTCTTGATGATTTTGTGGATCTATCAAATCGATTTTTAGAATATGCTAAAGGGGTTCCAATAGCTCTTAAAGTTTTGGGTTCTACACTTTATAAGAAGACTGAAGAACAATGGGAAAGTGCATTGGATAAGTTAAAGGAACATCCCAACCCAAAAATTCATAATCTGCTGAAGATGAGTTTTGATGGATTGGATGACCTAGAGAGGAGCATATTTCTTGATATTGCATGCTTCTTTAAAGGGGAAAAGGCAGAGTTTGttgcaaaaatattaaatagtTGTTATAAAGGCGCTCATTTTGGAATAAGCAACCTGTTTGATAAGTGTCTCATTAACATTACAGAACTGGATAGTACTCTTTGGATGCATGATTTGCTACAAGAAATGGGTTGGAACATTGTCCGCCAAGAATCCAAGGATCCTGGTGAACGCAGTAGGCTATGGATCCCCAAAGATGTGGCTCGAGTCTTAAAACATGATGCG GGGACTAAATTTATTGAAGGGATATTCCTGGACATGCATGGGATTGATGGAATACAATTACATCAAGATGTTTTCCACAAAATGCATAATCTTCGGtatatcaaattttattattctCAGCTTTCTGGAAAGGAGGGTAACTCACTGCTTTCACAGCAGGATCTTAAGTCTCTTCCAGGTGAGCTTAGTTATTTTCATTGGGAGTATTGCCCATTGAAATCTTTGCCACCAAATTTTACTCCAGAAAAGCTTGTGGAATTAAGATTACCGGACAGTAGCTTCGAACAACTATGGAATAAAGAGCAG AATGTTGCGAATTTAAGAGTGATTGATCTCAGGAATTGCAAGAATTTAACTAGGATCCCAGATCTGTCAAGAGCCTTGAACATTGAAGAGTTGGAGGTCAGTGGGTGCATCAACTTGACTGATCTTCCGCATATGATTCATTTGAAATTTCTTGAAAAGCTGTGTCTTAAAGACTGTCCAGTTACAAAGTTTCCCGAAGTTCCACAAACCTTAAAAACATTAAACTTGAGTGGGACTCGAATAGAAGAAGTGCCTTCATCAATCCAGTGTCTCAATCGACTTGCTTCTTTACATGTGAGCTGTACACGGATTCACAATCTTCCTGACAGTGTTGTTAAGATGGATTCCCTTAAAATAATCTGCCTGTCTCACTGTCCAAACATCATTCATTTTCCAAATGTTTCAGAGAACATAGAAGACTTAAATTTGGCATATACTCAGATTGAAGAAGTGCCCTTGTCAATTGGGTGTCTCAGTAAACTTTCTCTTTTAGATATGAGTGGCACAAGGATTGGAAATCTTCCAAGCACTATTGGCAATTTGGATTCACTAAAAGCAATCCATCTTTGTCATTGCCTGAACATCACCCAGTTTCCAAATGTATCCAAGACTATAGAAATCTTATTACTGGACAAAACTCCAATAGAAGAAATTCCCCTGTCGATTGCTTTGCTTAGAGGCCTTTCGAAGTTAAGTATGAGTGACTGTACTAGGATTAAAAGCCTCCCAAGCAGTATTTTCCAGTTGAAATTTCTTCGACAACTTTGTCTCCAAGGTTGTTCAAATTTAGAGATTTTCCCAGAAATCCTGGGGACCATGCAATGTCTATCTCAGCTCGCTTTTTTCAAGAGATTAAGTATAGAAGCTTCACCCATCATGAATGAGCACATAACTCGTGTGCATCACAGAAGAAACTTGAATGTTCTCAGTGTCATCCTTAGCAGTAGCTTTCTCAAATTTCACACGTTGTCAACTCTAGATCTGAGTGGTTCAAATATAGTGAAAATTCCAATGAGCATCCGACAACTTCCTAATCTAATTTCTCTTTACTTGAAGTGTTGCAAGAGCCTTATATTTTTGCCAGAGCTTCCCCCAAGTCTACGAAACCTAAATGCACATGACTGCACATCATTAGAGCTTGTGTTGAGTGGAAGACAGTTTTGGGAGAATTCTAGCCTAGTCCACATGCTATTCAGTAATTGCTTCAATTTGGATCAAGATGTAGTTGACAATATTGTGGCTAACGCACAGCTTAGATCTCAATGCATAGTAGAGGAATGGGTGAAAGAAAGGTTATTGGGATTTTATGAAATGCTAACTGATAATATTTTTGATAGAGTTGTTGCCTGTAGTGAAATTTCAGAAAGGTTCGAGTATCAGTGCAGGGATTCTTCAATAACAATCAAGCTATGTCCTGATTGGAAGACTGATAGATTCTTGTGTTTTGTTCCATCTGTTGTGGTTAATTTCAAGAACAATCCTAAAGACATTGATGTTAAAATTGTCTGTGAAATTCAGTTAAAAACCATATGTCATGATTGTCATAATTTCATAAGTAGGTGGACTTTGCCTTTGTATTATGATGAGCCCATATTCTTTGAGTCCAATAACATGATCATTTGGTTTGATAAGAATCTGTTTCGAAAAGATAAGCATTATGAGGAGGCCTTATTTGAATTCTACATCACAGCTGGAGAGGATGGAAAGTGTGCAGATCATGTGAAGGTGGAGAAATGTGGTGTACATGTATTCTATGTTGATGCAAAGTATTCTATTAACGGCAATGTCAAATCCAAAAAAAATTCCAGCTCTGGTGAAGAGGAAGGGAAGCAAGCCCTTAAGCATATGGAATCAAGTTATGGAATTTCTGCTTATCTGCCATGCACTCAGGATGATGAGAACGGTTGCAGTCCTAACATGATACAGTTCAAGTCAAACTCTCCAATTGATCCGAATCAGGTCTCATTGAAAAGCAGTTTTAACAGTCTAGATTTTGGTGGATCAACAGACCGAGAAGATATCAGTTTTAACAATGGCCATGATAAGCCTACTATCAGGAGATGTAGAAGTTTCAACTTTAATGATGAGGATGAACCAGAGCAAAAAAGATTGAAACATTTTCATTTCTTCTGA